The DNA sequence AAAACAAAATAGTAGAACAGAAAAAGCCAGCCATTCCCGTTACTATGGGCAAAGCTAACATGCCAGCTCCAATACAGCTTCCTGCAACGAGCAAAGCCCCTCCCAAAACACTGCCTTGTTTCATCCAGCACCTTTAGCTATCTTCTTCTCAATAATTCGAATCTCTTGATCTAAACGACCCAGCTCATATCCTTCATAATCAACAAATTTGAAAAAACGCTCAAAAATAGGCAAGACATGACATACTTGTTTTGCCATCTCTTGTGCAATAAATCGATAGGTAGCATGACCTGCTGGAGCAGAACGCAGTTCGCAAAGCCATTGAAGCGAACGTAGATTTACATGAAAATACCAATGCATATTAAAAGCCATGGGAGCTACATACTGTGCTTCCTCAGAAAATTCTTCTGCAATTGTATCATAAACTTTTTTAGCTCTTTCTATTGCTTCTCTGTAGGGCTTTTCCATCTCTGTATCTAAAATTTCATGAGGGATGAAATAACCAAAATCACAGGTGATAAGTTGTCTTTCCTGAGTGAGAATTCGATGGCGTTGCAAATCGCGATATACACCAAAATCAGCTACTATTTCAAAAGTAAATGTGGCATGCTCCAAGGCTCTTGGAGATTTATGTCTTCTATTCTCACGGAAATTAGAGGCTGAATCTAAAATGTGATTTAACTCTTCTTCGGAAAGATTTCTACAGTGCTCTTGCAGTTCAAATAATCCTGCATGACAATGCTCAAATAATAAAGCAGCTGCTACTTTTATAGGAGATTCTTCTTCATAACCAATCAATCTCACCCCTGCGTGCTCCATTTTATCTAAACCAACAGAGTGCCTAGAAGCTAAGAGTTTTAATGTATTGCCCATCTGCTCACAAAATCGCGTAAAACTAAGTTGGTATTTATGATTAAGATCAGCCCTTCGAACAAAGGAGGGAAGGATTTTATTCAACTCCTGAAAACTTTTTCTGCCAATATCTTGTACTTCCGCTAAATTATGGCTATTTAATTTCTGTATTAAACATTCAAAAAATCGCCCATTCCCATATATTCCCATATTTGTCAGTGTGCTTACAGGCAAAAGACCTCGCAAACAATCAAGAACCTTAGCACGCAAAGCAGCTACATAGGCAACTTTGGAGATATCGTGTTCCTTAGGGAATTTTTTTTCCATTTGCTCCATTAAAGGAGGTATTAAAGAAGAATATGTTTCAAATAACGAGTTGCAAGTTTGCAAATACGTTTCGCGAAATGCTGATGCTAGTAGAATAGGCTCTCGGTAAAACAAATATTTTCCGTCTATTTTTTGATCAAAATAAATATAACGAGTAGATTTTTCTAAAGGAGATCCACCAATTCGAGCATCTTCTATAATCTTAGCTGAAATCATAGAAATATTTTCAATAGCAAGATGCCCTCCACCTAATTCTCCAATAGAATCATCACCATAGCCATCTAAAATCCGGTCGTAAAAGTTTTGCGCTTTTTTGATTCCTATAATTTGATCTTCTATTTGTTCCTGATCTAAGTCCACTTGAGTCCCTGTAACTGCTACGAAAGCAGTTTCTTCGTTAAGGATAAAATCTTTAAGTAATAAAGATCTCAATCCTAAACTGGATCTAGAATAGCGAGAAAATAAAGCCCCTTTAATTACTTCTGGTAAATTTCGTAAACAAAAAATATTACTTGTAATATGAGTTACATATCTTTGAAGGATTTTAATTTGACTATCTGTGAATTCTTCGTAACCTTCGGTCATGAAATCTTCCTTTTAATCCTTGTTTCTTTCATTTAATGATTTGCCTTAAATATTAATAGAGTGACACATTCCTTGGGCACAATCAAGAAAAAAACCACTCTTACAAATAAGAACTTAAAGCTCAACATTTGCATAAATAGTCTTTGATGTGCTTTGATCAATATGCATTTTCTTATATAAGGTGCTTTCATGTTGATTAAAAGACCTCATCGCAATCGAAAAACCATAGCCATACGCTCTCTTTTAGCAGAAACTGTACTGCTTCCCAGTGATTTTGTATTACCTATTTTTATTACAGCAGAAAAAGAAAAAAAGAGCATTGTCAATATGCCGGGTATATTTGCTTGGCCTCTAGAAAAACTCACTAAAGAAGCAGAAATCTGGCATGCTAAAGGAATTTTAGCCATTGCTTTATTTCCTATTATTCCTCATGAATATAAAGATCCAAATGCTACTTATGCGCTTTTAGAAAAAGGATTAATCCCTCAAGCTTTACAGAAATTAAAAAAAG is a window from the Candidatus Rhabdochlamydia porcellionis genome containing:
- a CDS encoding FAD-dependent thymidylate synthase gives rise to the protein MTEGYEEFTDSQIKILQRYVTHITSNIFCLRNLPEVIKGALFSRYSRSSLGLRSLLLKDFILNEETAFVAVTGTQVDLDQEQIEDQIIGIKKAQNFYDRILDGYGDDSIGELGGGHLAIENISMISAKIIEDARIGGSPLEKSTRYIYFDQKIDGKYLFYREPILLASAFRETYLQTCNSLFETYSSLIPPLMEQMEKKFPKEHDISKVAYVAALRAKVLDCLRGLLPVSTLTNMGIYGNGRFFECLIQKLNSHNLAEVQDIGRKSFQELNKILPSFVRRADLNHKYQLSFTRFCEQMGNTLKLLASRHSVGLDKMEHAGVRLIGYEEESPIKVAAALLFEHCHAGLFELQEHCRNLSEEELNHILDSASNFRENRRHKSPRALEHATFTFEIVADFGVYRDLQRHRILTQERQLITCDFGYFIPHEILDTEMEKPYREAIERAKKVYDTIAEEFSEEAQYVAPMAFNMHWYFHVNLRSLQWLCELRSAPAGHATYRFIAQEMAKQVCHVLPIFERFFKFVDYEGYELGRLDQEIRIIEKKIAKGAG